The Candidatus Zixiibacteriota bacterium genome includes a region encoding these proteins:
- a CDS encoding UbiA family prenyltransferase has protein sequence MRLLDYVFAARPLLHVPLWSVYLVSLRYHLQLSGERFGLSDFRLLLAMSLIAAGAFYFNQVHDAESDRINAKVGFLQNDILSERSLTRAYLIASVFAIAIGLTLSWLTVCILMFAFVLGYLYSAPPFRLKDRPIAGLLVNAAGAGFLPSVAVMPDLTMNNIGLMGWDNPFYFAAAVGGVYLLTTVPDLAGDAATGKKTVPVLFGSKAAVGAAAVILAYSGFIALRSERHLLLVVSSLAFLMAVIAFFSSSSKIVLFAAKIPILMLTCLAGYFFPLYLVFMIALIAGTRLYYRRRFGTVYPRLA, from the coding sequence ATGAGGCTGCTGGACTACGTCTTTGCGGCGCGGCCGCTTTTGCATGTGCCGCTCTGGTCGGTTTATTTGGTATCACTGCGTTATCATCTGCAATTGTCGGGGGAGCGATTCGGCCTGTCAGATTTCCGGCTTCTGCTCGCCATGAGCCTGATCGCCGCCGGTGCATTCTACTTTAATCAGGTGCACGATGCAGAGTCGGACCGGATCAATGCGAAAGTGGGTTTCCTTCAGAACGACATTCTGAGCGAGCGTTCGCTCACACGAGCGTACCTGATTGCAAGCGTGTTCGCAATCGCCATCGGTCTCACGCTCTCCTGGCTGACAGTTTGTATCCTCATGTTCGCTTTCGTTTTGGGGTACCTGTATTCAGCTCCGCCGTTTCGGCTGAAAGACCGACCTATTGCCGGCCTGCTGGTGAACGCCGCAGGGGCCGGATTTCTGCCTTCAGTTGCCGTCATGCCGGACCTGACGATGAACAATATCGGACTGATGGGTTGGGACAATCCGTTCTACTTTGCGGCGGCTGTGGGTGGCGTGTATCTGCTGACCACTGTCCCTGACCTTGCGGGAGATGCCGCTACCGGCAAGAAGACGGTGCCGGTACTTTTTGGATCAAAGGCTGCGGTTGGGGCGGCTGCCGTGATTTTGGCGTACTCCGGGTTCATCGCGCTCCGATCTGAGCGTCATTTACTTCTCGTAGTGTCTTCGCTTGCCTTCCTGATGGCAGTCATAGCATTCTTCAGCTCCTCGTCGAAGATCGTGCTGTTTGCCGCTAAGATTCCCATCCTGATGTTGACATGTCTTGCCGGTTACTTCTTCCCGCTCTATCTGGTGTTTATGATTGCTCTGATCGCCGGTACCCGTCTATACTATCGCCGTCGGTTTGGCACGGTGTACCCCAGACTCGCATAG
- a CDS encoding NlpC/P60 family protein — MKFAAVIIALVFLSGCTPSPRFVKQKSVRSEERKQLATGISTNEYLRLGVILQKYLGRPYHDRFDSGSGMDCSEFTREVYREYLRREFPRTVMDQYASGIELRRGPLQFGDLVFFETERERISHVGIYIDNDQFIHASSSEGVIISYIDDSYWGKRYVGARRIIGTDTR; from the coding sequence ATGAAGTTCGCTGCCGTCATTATTGCACTGGTTTTCCTGAGCGGCTGTACGCCGTCCCCTCGATTCGTAAAACAGAAATCGGTTCGCTCAGAGGAGAGGAAGCAACTCGCAACAGGCATATCGACCAACGAATATCTCCGGCTCGGTGTCATACTCCAGAAATACCTGGGCCGGCCTTACCATGATCGGTTCGATTCGGGCTCCGGCATGGATTGTTCAGAGTTTACCCGCGAGGTTTATCGTGAGTACCTCCGACGCGAGTTTCCCCGTACGGTCATGGACCAGTACGCTTCCGGCATCGAACTTCGCCGCGGCCCCCTCCAGTTCGGCGACTTGGTCTTTTTCGAGACCGAACGGGAACGAATATCGCATGTGGGCATTTATATCGACAACGACCAGTTCATACACGCGTCATCATCGGAGGGAGTTATTATCAGCTACATCGATGACTCGTATTGGGGCAAGCGGTATGTTGGCGCCCGGCGTATAATCGGTACCGACACCCGCTGA
- the uvrC gene encoding excinuclease ABC subunit UvrC, which translates to MVKRSEDFELKLKNLPTSPGVYLFKNAQGRIIYIGKAKNLRNRVRTYFHPSGPADAKTARLVPQVTDFELMLTANEVESLILEANLVHEHKPKYNVSLKDDKHFPYIKVTTNESFPRVMIVRRLAKDGATYFGPFTQGQGMRRTLTLLTRLFTIRSCDLIIPPPEGKQYKVCLDYQMKRCGGPCEGLQSREEYAELVNSLTMVLRGRTKELRERLTERMHRASEELRFEDARQFRDQIDALGSIMIKQNVDVGEVVDRDIVSIARDGVDAVAVVMQLREGVLIGRQDFQLHTAVDDSNETVLETFVTQYYNHQPNLPEEVLLPLELSDAELLAAWLKQEKGSVVRIRVPKVGEKVRLVDLAARNAQLLLDEILIQRRTHAERTSKMVTSLKEALHLSNSPRTMVCFDISNTGETDAVGSCVFFENGRPKKSEYRRFRIKGMRGQDDFSMMRQVVGRYFYRRREENKPMPDLVVVDGGKGQLSSAKAELVSLGLGDQPLAALAKRLEELYLPDHQEPITIRKGAPALLLLKQIRDEAHRFAITYNRKVRTRRTVRSVLDDIKGVGPSRRSALMKQFGSVEQIRQSNVEEISRVKGITADLARTILQHLNAAPVA; encoded by the coding sequence ATGGTAAAACGGTCCGAAGATTTCGAGCTAAAGCTCAAGAACCTTCCGACCTCTCCCGGCGTCTATCTCTTCAAGAACGCCCAGGGGAGGATCATCTACATCGGCAAGGCCAAGAACCTGCGCAACCGGGTCCGCACCTACTTTCATCCAAGCGGCCCGGCGGACGCCAAGACAGCGCGGCTGGTGCCACAGGTAACTGACTTTGAATTGATGCTCACCGCCAATGAAGTGGAGTCGTTGATCCTCGAAGCCAACCTGGTTCACGAGCACAAGCCGAAATACAATGTCAGCCTGAAAGACGACAAGCATTTCCCGTACATCAAGGTGACTACCAACGAGTCGTTTCCGCGGGTGATGATCGTCAGGCGCCTGGCCAAAGACGGGGCGACCTATTTTGGCCCATTCACCCAGGGACAGGGGATGCGACGGACGCTCACACTGCTGACGCGGCTGTTCACCATTCGAAGCTGCGATCTTATTATCCCGCCTCCGGAAGGAAAGCAATACAAAGTCTGTTTGGACTATCAGATGAAGCGATGCGGCGGGCCCTGTGAGGGGTTGCAGAGTCGCGAGGAATACGCCGAACTAGTTAATTCGCTCACCATGGTGCTGCGGGGGAGGACAAAAGAGCTGCGGGAGCGCCTGACCGAGCGGATGCACCGGGCCTCCGAAGAACTGCGTTTTGAAGACGCCCGACAATTCCGCGATCAGATCGACGCGCTCGGTTCCATCATGATAAAGCAGAATGTGGATGTTGGCGAAGTGGTGGATCGGGACATCGTCTCGATTGCGCGCGATGGCGTCGATGCCGTAGCGGTGGTCATGCAGCTTCGGGAAGGCGTTTTGATCGGGCGGCAGGATTTTCAATTACACACCGCTGTTGATGACAGCAACGAAACGGTTCTGGAGACATTTGTCACACAGTACTACAATCACCAGCCCAATCTCCCCGAGGAGGTGCTACTTCCGTTGGAGCTATCGGATGCAGAACTGCTGGCCGCCTGGCTGAAACAGGAAAAGGGTTCGGTGGTGCGGATTCGTGTCCCGAAGGTGGGCGAGAAGGTTCGCCTGGTCGATCTGGCTGCCCGCAACGCTCAGTTGCTGCTCGACGAGATCCTTATCCAGCGCCGCACCCATGCCGAGCGAACCAGCAAGATGGTAACGAGTCTCAAGGAGGCGCTGCATCTGTCAAACTCTCCGCGCACGATGGTCTGCTTTGACATTTCAAATACTGGTGAAACCGATGCCGTGGGGTCGTGCGTTTTTTTCGAGAACGGACGACCGAAAAAGAGCGAGTACCGGAGATTCCGGATCAAGGGGATGAGAGGGCAGGATGATTTCAGCATGATGCGGCAGGTGGTGGGGCGATATTTCTACCGCCGTCGGGAAGAAAACAAGCCAATGCCCGACTTGGTGGTGGTCGATGGTGGCAAAGGGCAGTTGTCATCGGCGAAAGCGGAACTGGTTTCGCTCGGACTTGGTGACCAGCCGCTGGCGGCACTGGCCAAGCGGCTCGAAGAATTGTATTTGCCGGATCATCAGGAGCCGATCACTATTCGCAAAGGGGCGCCGGCGCTTCTGTTGCTCAAGCAGATACGAGATGAGGCGCACCGTTTTGCTATTACTTACAACCGCAAAGTTCGCACCAGGCGGACAGTCCGCTCGGTGCTTGACGACATCAAGGGGGTTGGGCCTTCACGGCGTTCCGCTCTCATGAAACAGTTTGGCTCGGTCGAGCAGATCAGGCAGTCCAACGTTGAGGAAATCAGCCGCGTGAAGGGAATAACGGCCGACCTCGCCAGGACAATTCTCCAGCACCTGAATGCCGCACCAGTTGCCTGA
- the xseA gene encoding exodeoxyribonuclease VII large subunit, producing the protein MHRRRYIGYTTNVRTESKAYTVTAITRMIKTALEESFFDLWVEGEISNYLHHTSGHRYFNLKDENAVIKVTLWRSVGASLRFEPENGQKVRILGDISVYEKGGNYQLNCRQIHPVGVGPLELAFRQLHEKLSKEGLFDESRKHEIPRYPQTIGIVTSPTGAAIRDIIQITRRRNSSVQLIVYPAQVQGEGAERTIAAGLDYFNSRDDIDVIIVGRGGGSLEDLWPFNTEITVRTIARSGKPVVSAVGHEIDMTLSDLAADLRAPTPSAAAELVIWSKGEFEEQIRSLVYTQASRLGFLVKHARQRLSALYVRPAFRRPLESILQRQQYLDSLNRLLVAAGKNRFEQHKNLLSLLLARLQDLSPLRVLSRGYSVTRRASDGLVITNAGQVAAGTVIETLLSDGRLVSVVRETSAKKQV; encoded by the coding sequence TTGCACCGCAGGCGCTACATCGGCTATACTACCAATGTGCGGACCGAATCCAAAGCCTATACCGTTACCGCGATCACGCGGATGATAAAGACCGCGCTGGAGGAGTCGTTTTTCGACCTCTGGGTGGAAGGGGAGATATCCAACTACCTTCACCATACATCGGGTCATCGATATTTTAACCTCAAAGACGAAAACGCGGTTATCAAGGTAACGCTATGGCGTTCGGTGGGGGCATCGCTGCGATTCGAGCCGGAGAATGGTCAGAAGGTGAGGATACTGGGTGACATCTCGGTCTATGAGAAAGGGGGCAACTACCAGCTCAATTGCCGGCAGATTCATCCGGTGGGTGTGGGGCCACTCGAACTGGCATTCCGACAACTGCACGAGAAGCTGTCCAAAGAAGGACTGTTCGATGAATCCCGGAAGCATGAGATCCCACGGTATCCTCAGACAATCGGTATCGTCACGTCGCCGACCGGCGCCGCCATTCGTGACATAATCCAGATCACTCGTCGCCGCAACAGCTCAGTCCAGCTCATCGTTTATCCGGCCCAGGTTCAAGGGGAAGGTGCGGAACGAACCATTGCAGCCGGATTGGATTATTTCAACAGCCGGGATGACATCGATGTGATAATCGTAGGACGTGGCGGTGGTTCTCTCGAGGATCTCTGGCCGTTCAACACCGAAATAACAGTCCGCACGATTGCACGTTCAGGGAAACCTGTCGTCTCGGCGGTCGGGCACGAGATCGACATGACCTTGTCCGACCTTGCGGCCGATTTGCGCGCCCCTACGCCATCGGCAGCGGCGGAGTTGGTCATTTGGTCGAAGGGGGAGTTTGAAGAGCAGATAAGGTCGCTCGTGTACACGCAGGCGAGTCGGCTCGGGTTTCTGGTGAAACATGCCCGGCAGCGGTTGTCAGCGCTGTATGTCCGTCCGGCATTTCGGCGGCCATTGGAGAGTATCCTTCAACGACAGCAGTATCTGGACAGTCTGAATCGCCTCCTGGTTGCTGCCGGCAAAAACCGTTTTGAGCAGCACAAAAATCTCTTATCTTTGTTGCTGGCTCGTCTGCAGGATCTCTCCCCGCTGCGTGTGCTCAGTCGAGGTTACTCCGTCACAAGGCGGGCCTCCGATGGACTGGTGATAACTAATGCCGGTCAGGTGGCGGCAGGCACGGTGATAGAAACACTGCTGTCGGATGGGCGGCTGGTGTCGGTGGTGCGGGAGACATCGGCAAAGAAACAGGTGTAG
- the xseB gene encoding exodeoxyribonuclease VII small subunit — MTKKKYKDYESAIQRLEEITGLLESGDTKLEEAIELYTEGLEIAQFCDRKLAEAEKKIKIITDKNGVPTEGDFESDEEEETP; from the coding sequence ATGACGAAGAAGAAATACAAGGACTACGAATCGGCGATCCAACGCCTGGAGGAAATCACCGGGTTGCTTGAATCGGGCGATACGAAACTCGAAGAAGCCATCGAACTGTACACCGAAGGGCTTGAAATCGCGCAGTTCTGCGACCGAAAGCTGGCCGAGGCGGAAAAGAAGATCAAGATCATAACGGACAAGAACGGCGTGCCGACCGAAGGGGATTTCGAATCGGACGAGGAAGAGGAAACGCCGTGA
- a CDS encoding polyprenyl synthetase family protein: MPTAVVNGPGYLQAGQRLVDSLLKSYTPSDDIEPKSLHAAMRYSLLAGGKRLRPILALATYEYCGGSTAQDSGRIHSAMAAIEMVHTYSLIHDDLPCMDDDDLRRGIPTCHKKFGEALAVLAGDALHDVAFRLMAQTGSIPAVIELAEAVGTSGMLGGQVADIEAEGKPVTKSDVIKIHTRKTGALIRSSVRIGAILTDADEKKLALLTAYGERIGLAFQIIDDILDIQGDQRKLGKKVGSDCKNQKATYPSAVGIEEARRDAEQLIDEALALVDGGDDNMLKFLARFIGQRER; the protein is encoded by the coding sequence ATGCCAACAGCGGTCGTCAACGGGCCGGGCTATCTGCAGGCAGGACAGCGCCTGGTTGATTCGCTGCTCAAGTCGTATACCCCATCGGACGATATTGAGCCGAAGTCGCTTCATGCGGCGATGCGGTACTCGCTTCTCGCGGGCGGCAAACGGCTCCGACCGATCCTGGCTTTGGCGACATATGAATACTGTGGTGGCAGCACGGCACAAGATTCCGGGCGGATACACTCGGCGATGGCTGCCATCGAAATGGTCCATACCTACTCACTGATCCACGATGACCTTCCCTGCATGGATGATGACGACCTTCGCCGGGGCATCCCCACCTGCCATAAGAAGTTCGGCGAAGCGCTGGCGGTTCTGGCCGGCGATGCACTCCATGACGTGGCATTCCGACTGATGGCCCAGACCGGTTCGATCCCCGCGGTCATAGAGTTGGCGGAGGCGGTCGGTACATCGGGGATGCTCGGCGGCCAGGTGGCGGATATTGAAGCCGAAGGGAAACCGGTCACCAAGTCTGATGTTATCAAGATCCATACCCGCAAGACGGGTGCGCTGATCCGGTCTTCCGTGAGAATAGGGGCTATCCTGACGGACGCCGATGAAAAAAAGCTCGCCCTGCTGACCGCGTATGGGGAACGAATCGGGCTGGCGTTTCAGATCATTGATGATATTCTTGATATTCAGGGAGACCAGCGAAAACTGGGCAAGAAAGTCGGCTCTGATTGTAAGAACCAAAAGGCAACCTACCCGAGTGCAGTAGGTATCGAAGAAGCGCGTCGGGATGCCGAGCAACTGATTGATGAGGCGCTGGCGCTGGTGGATGGCGGCGATGATAACATGCTGAAATTTCTGGCCCGGTTCATCGGCCAACGGGAACGCTGA
- the dxs gene encoding 1-deoxy-D-xylulose-5-phosphate synthase, with product MMKYLPNIQDPSDLKKLSVEELTELAEEIRQQIVSTVSETGGHLASNLGAVELTVALHYVFDFLKDRLVWDVSHQTYAHKMLTGRREQIHTIRQYGGLAGYAKRAESEYDHFGAGHASTSISAALGFAVARDLAGEEYKVVAVIGDGAMTGGLAFEGMNNAGSLKKNLLVILNDNTWSISKNVGSISKYLTGIMADEKFQKLRAEVWELTGRFKRRDRIRETIRSIENSIKGLLVPGMLFEKLGFRYFGPIDGHDLPLVVRTLEDLSHINGPVLLHVATKKGKGYTPAEEDAFKYHGIGKFDKVTGKAASSASQLPSYTQVFGSTMLELAEKNPRVVAITAAMCSGTGLVEFSEKYPERFFDVGIAEAHATCFSAGLVASGQVRPYVAIYSTFLQRAYDQLIHDLAIQKLPAVLCMDRAGLVGDDGPTHHGVFDLAYLSTIPNVTVVAPKDGNELRAVMHHTLEHQVDGIVAVRYPRDTVPTPITPEIAQLEWGRWEWLTPQSEAIILAVGTMVHNALRAAKALSERGIEVAVVNARFVKPFDHNMLAAIRANGRLIVTVEEASLRGGFGQAVAEYLLSDGYDGRFKALGIGDRFITHGNRAQLLREVGLDADGIAATLEEFFSDQARGEGNLFQRLVLRRNGAAKKRDLLKNAG from the coding sequence ATGATGAAGTACCTTCCGAATATTCAAGACCCCTCCGATCTCAAGAAACTATCGGTGGAGGAACTGACCGAACTGGCAGAGGAGATCCGCCAGCAAATCGTCTCCACAGTTTCGGAGACCGGCGGGCACCTGGCCTCTAATTTGGGGGCGGTCGAACTGACCGTGGCGCTTCATTACGTCTTCGATTTCCTCAAGGACCGGCTGGTGTGGGATGTTAGTCATCAGACCTACGCGCATAAGATGCTCACCGGCCGGCGGGAACAGATCCATACGATCCGTCAATACGGGGGGTTGGCCGGGTATGCCAAGCGGGCTGAATCCGAGTATGATCACTTCGGGGCCGGACATGCTTCGACCTCGATATCCGCAGCGCTCGGATTTGCAGTAGCGCGCGATCTGGCCGGAGAAGAATACAAAGTCGTTGCGGTGATCGGCGACGGCGCCATGACGGGCGGGTTGGCATTCGAAGGAATGAACAACGCCGGTTCACTCAAGAAGAACCTGCTGGTGATTCTTAATGACAACACGTGGTCGATCTCCAAAAATGTCGGCTCCATTTCCAAGTATCTCACCGGCATCATGGCCGATGAGAAGTTCCAGAAACTGCGGGCCGAGGTATGGGAGTTGACCGGCCGATTCAAACGGCGGGACCGTATCCGCGAGACAATCCGAAGCATAGAGAATTCCATCAAAGGGTTGTTGGTGCCGGGGATGTTGTTCGAGAAGCTCGGGTTTCGGTATTTTGGCCCTATTGATGGTCACGACCTGCCGCTGGTGGTCCGGACGCTCGAGGACCTCAGCCATATTAACGGTCCGGTGCTCCTTCACGTGGCGACCAAGAAGGGTAAGGGATACACCCCTGCCGAGGAAGATGCCTTCAAGTATCACGGCATCGGGAAATTCGACAAAGTCACGGGTAAAGCGGCCTCATCGGCGAGCCAGCTCCCCTCCTACACGCAGGTGTTCGGCAGCACGATGCTCGAACTGGCGGAGAAAAACCCGCGCGTGGTCGCGATCACTGCCGCCATGTGCTCCGGTACCGGTCTGGTCGAGTTTTCGGAAAAATATCCGGAACGGTTCTTCGATGTCGGTATCGCCGAGGCACACGCCACCTGTTTCTCGGCCGGACTTGTGGCGAGCGGGCAGGTGCGACCGTATGTGGCGATCTACTCGACCTTTCTGCAGCGTGCCTATGATCAGTTGATTCACGACCTCGCCATCCAGAAGCTTCCTGCCGTGCTCTGTATGGACCGGGCCGGTCTGGTGGGGGACGATGGGCCTACGCATCACGGCGTTTTCGATCTGGCGTATCTCTCTACGATCCCGAATGTCACGGTCGTGGCGCCGAAAGACGGGAATGAACTTCGCGCGGTCATGCACCATACGCTCGAACATCAGGTCGATGGGATTGTCGCCGTCCGGTATCCGCGCGACACCGTTCCCACGCCTATTACACCTGAAATTGCGCAACTGGAATGGGGGAGGTGGGAGTGGCTGACACCCCAGTCCGAAGCCATCATTCTGGCGGTAGGTACCATGGTGCATAATGCCCTCAGAGCAGCGAAGGCTCTTTCGGAGCGGGGGATTGAAGTGGCGGTTGTGAATGCGCGGTTCGTCAAGCCGTTCGACCATAATATGCTGGCTGCAATCCGGGCGAACGGACGGCTGATTGTCACTGTCGAAGAAGCTTCTTTGCGGGGAGGATTCGGCCAGGCGGTGGCGGAGTATCTGTTGTCCGACGGTTACGATGGTCGTTTCAAGGCGCTCGGTATCGGCGATCGGTTCATTACACACGGTAACCGGGCGCAGTTGCTTCGTGAAGTCGGTCTGGATGCCGATGGGATCGCGGCCACGCTCGAAGAGTTTTTCTCCGACCAGGCGCGGGGCGAAGGAAATCTGTTCCAGCGTCTGGTCCTTCGCCGTAACGGCGCTGCCAAAAAGCGCGACTTGCTCAAGAACGCCGGCTGA
- a CDS encoding OmpA family protein — MRVRYLSISVVLMLALAVSTSGQSGTDIETVGKIMDSAIAVEAPVYAPKTFDKAKREFDQAKQAQNLKRGQKVIDGYAGKAREFAENALKTTEVVKLSLKEYQSPRDKARAARAPSLVPALYDKAEQQFTQATAKVESGDVKGALKEADKASPLFDTAEFEAIRVDILGGADMAIAKAVADDAPKYALSTLDKARTAREKADGILVADRYAREKASIEAARAEFEGRHASNIAQSVRSLPRNDQAWEKLMLLYEIQMSRVGEALGIAQLPYDIGALAAADTLIAAAQRGQASSKSTEGKLSTQLDEITSAYDALTTSLQGTVRKLDGPESGDAAVLAKTIDSAVTAMVAERGRLAEQIAAEQGKMSELTEAHKEVSAELEARQKQEEILNQAKMMLNPTEGEVLLNATNDMVLRLSGLSFAVGKSEITEEHLPLLEKVKEIVALFPDRQIIVEGHTDDKGEQMGNQQLSEKRAMAVMQYLRQALTIGADRIKAIGYGSEKPIASNISAEGRAKNRRIDIVILQ; from the coding sequence ATGCGTGTACGATACCTTAGTATAAGTGTTGTCCTGATGTTGGCACTGGCTGTTTCAACCAGCGGTCAGTCCGGTACTGACATCGAAACGGTCGGCAAAATCATGGATTCGGCCATTGCGGTCGAGGCACCGGTCTATGCGCCAAAGACATTTGACAAGGCCAAACGAGAATTCGACCAGGCTAAGCAGGCACAGAATCTCAAGCGGGGTCAGAAAGTTATCGACGGGTACGCCGGCAAGGCGCGCGAGTTCGCGGAGAATGCGCTTAAGACAACCGAAGTCGTCAAGTTATCTTTGAAAGAGTATCAATCACCTCGCGACAAAGCACGCGCCGCTCGGGCGCCATCGCTGGTGCCGGCTCTATATGACAAAGCCGAGCAGCAGTTCACGCAAGCAACTGCCAAAGTCGAGAGTGGGGATGTCAAGGGAGCCCTCAAAGAAGCGGACAAGGCATCGCCACTGTTCGATACAGCCGAGTTCGAGGCGATTCGCGTCGATATTCTCGGTGGCGCCGATATGGCAATTGCCAAGGCGGTCGCCGACGATGCGCCCAAGTATGCGCTTTCTACGCTGGACAAAGCGCGCACCGCGCGCGAGAAGGCTGATGGGATACTCGTCGCGGACCGCTACGCTCGCGAGAAAGCGTCGATCGAGGCGGCGCGAGCCGAGTTCGAGGGGCGCCATGCCTCCAATATTGCGCAATCAGTCCGATCCCTTCCGCGCAACGATCAGGCATGGGAAAAGCTCATGCTCCTCTATGAGATACAAATGAGCCGCGTGGGCGAAGCCCTCGGTATCGCGCAGCTCCCATACGACATTGGTGCCCTGGCCGCGGCCGACACCCTTATCGCTGCCGCCCAGCGCGGCCAGGCATCGAGCAAATCGACCGAAGGGAAGTTGAGCACGCAGCTTGACGAGATTACGAGCGCATACGATGCGCTGACAACCTCACTTCAGGGGACGGTGCGAAAACTCGATGGTCCTGAGTCGGGTGATGCCGCCGTCCTGGCCAAAACAATCGACAGCGCCGTCACGGCCATGGTGGCTGAAAGGGGACGGCTGGCAGAACAAATTGCTGCTGAACAAGGGAAAATGAGCGAACTCACCGAGGCACACAAAGAGGTTTCTGCCGAGCTTGAAGCACGGCAGAAACAGGAAGAGATACTGAATCAGGCCAAGATGATGCTGAACCCTACTGAGGGGGAAGTGCTTCTGAACGCCACCAACGATATGGTGCTACGGCTCTCCGGCCTGTCATTCGCTGTCGGCAAGAGTGAGATCACCGAGGAGCATCTCCCACTTTTGGAGAAAGTGAAGGAGATCGTCGCGCTGTTCCCGGACCGCCAGATTATCGTTGAGGGACACACCGACGACAAGGGGGAACAGATGGGGAATCAGCAGTTGTCCGAAAAGCGCGCGATGGCGGTGATGCAGTATTTGAGACAGGCGCTCACTATCGGTGCCGACCGGATCAAAGCGATCGGTTATGGTTCGGAAAAACCGATCGCATCGAACATCTCAGCCGAAGGTCGCGCTAAGAACCGTCGTATTGACATAGTGATACTTCAATAA